The sequence GCAAGTGAATATGCAATTGTTGTAGTAAAATGACCGCGTGTAATCGAACCTCCATCACGAGCGATGGAAGCGGTAAAATTGGTACCTCCTTGGTTAATTTATTCAACACAAATTCACCTCTTTCTATAATGGCTCTTACAGTAATCGAATGTCCCTTTGCGACTAAAGTAAGACGTTTTTTCCTCTATGAACGATGGCCTTCACCTTATGTATAGAGTAGTGTACGGTTGAAAAAGGAGACAATATAACGAAAAAGGTGCAAGGTAAACATGATTGCACCTTTTTGCATTCACTCTCCCACAAACCCAATCTGTTTCTTCTCCGTCTGCGGATTTTCCCGTTTCAACGACACCAACAAAAAATTCAATTGCGAGACATGCTGTAACAATTCAACAGGTGCGTTGTTGTTTGTGAGGAATCCTTTAAACATAATCAGTCTTGTGCCAATATAACCAATTCCTGTGATGTTGACAGTTACGGTTTGCCCAAATGATGTGAGCATGAGTCCGACTTCTTGGTCATGATTCAGGTTGCGATTGTAAGTGTTGACGGCTGCGACAACTTGGTTGGCGATGGTTGCGGCGTCGTTATCGGATGCTTGAGTGAGTTGTGGGGTTTCTGGTGAATTGTTTGTCATCTTTATCACTTCCTTTTATTAGGATTAAAATGGACACAAGTATTTGAGGCTGTTAGTATGTATATACCCTGAAAGTTGCAGAATGAAAACATTTTGGAAGAGTGTGCTGTATAATAAACGACCTATTCCCTTTTAAATATTTTCAAAAACATGAAACTCTTAGCTGCTGAGAGACGTATAATTAAGTATAGAGATTACGGAGTTATAAATTGTTCAGAATGCCGGTGCGAACTAGGTCTCGGGGCTTAGACAGTTTCCATCTATAGCCGGTTTAGTTTGCTGTTTTAAAAGCGCATAATAAGTGTAATAGATTGTGGGGGTTGATTTGTCGTGGGGAAAACCATATATATTGTCTTAACGGATACGGGGACGTTGCTGTCGAAGGCGATTGGGCTGTATACGCGTAAGGATTTGAATCACGCGTCAATCGCTTTTGATGAGCAGTTGAACGAGGTGTACAGTTTCGGGCGGAAGCAGCGGCATAATCCTTTTGTGGGTGGTTTTGTGAAGGAGGATGTGGCTGAGGGGATCTTTCGTGAGGCAGATTGTATGATTTTTAGCTGTGAGGTTAGTGAAGAGGAATATCATAAGATGCGAAGGAAGATTCGACAGATTGAGCGTCGGAAAGAGCAGTACAAGTATAATTTTATAGGGTTGTTTGCAGTTGCGTTAAATATTGGCATTCAGCGTGATCATGCATTTTTCTGTTCGCAGTTTGTGGCGACAGTGGTCAATGAAGGTGGCGTGCGGATGTTTGCGATTCAGCCGAATATGGTACAGCCTCATCATTTTACGAAGGTTCCTTTTTTAATACAGGAGTTTGAAGGCGATTTACGGACTTATTTATCTCAAATTAGAGGGCAGCAGGAGCGGAAACCCGTTCGCATTAGCATGTGGAAGAGTTTAGCGTTTCGCTTGCTGGCTTAAACATTCATAATCTATAAGAAAGCAGCTTTTCCTATTTGGCGAAGCTGCTTTCTTTTTAACTTGCATTATCAGTATATTCTAATAGAGTGCTATAATTTTCAAAAGGGAGTGGTGACGGTGGATGAAGAGCTGAAGGCTGTTATCGAAAGAGTGACTGATTTGGAGCAGGAAGTCGCGTTGCTAAAGCGCCAACTAGTCGACAAAGAAGTCGTACCAGAACGGGTGTCGCCAATACACGTGGCAACAACGGTGAAGCTTCCAGAGAAGGCGGCTACTCCAAAGCAGGAAGTACCGGTTCAGGCACAGATTGTACGGAAGGAATTTAATCTGGAGAAGGCCTTGGGTACTTGGTTACCACGCGTCTTCATGTTCATCTTATTACTGGGTGTGCTGTGGGGATTGAAGGTGGGCATGGATTATGGAGTGATTACGAATCCGGTGCGTGTGGCGCTTGGCTATGCAGGGACGATTCTTTTGTATTACTTAGGTATGCGTTATGTGCGTGGTGGGAAAAAAGGGTTTGGTTTAACATTATTGGGTGGCTTTATAGGCCTTGGGATATTGACGACCTTTGCGGCGCATCATTTGTATGGCTATTTAAGTTTCACGTTCGCCTTTTTGTTAGGTGTTGTGTATATTGTCGCGGGCTTGTTGTTATCGCGGAAAATGAAGTCGGAAACGTTGACGTTGTTTTCAGGGATAGCTGGTTTTTTACTGCCCTTTTTATTGGAGGGAGAAGGGGCTACTGCGATTCAGTTTTGTGCATATATCTTGCTGTTATTTCTATCGTTATTTTACGTGTCGCTTAGTCAGCGGCACAAGTTTTCTTTCTATATAACGTTTGTGTTGTTCCATTTGACGTTGTTCTTTTACGCAATTTTGGATGGTGGGTACGAGGCAGAGGGGATATTGGTTGCGACGGTGCTCATTCAGCATGGTGTGATTTTGTTCTTCTATGTAAAAGGGAACATTTCGAGAACTGTTTTTTCAGAAGGATTGTTGTATTCGAATTTTGTTTTTACGATTGCTTGGATTAAACTGCTCGAGCATGCGCCTGAAGTGATGGTTTATGGCTTGTTGGCGTTTGTTTACTGTGGACTTGTGCTGTATACGTTTTGGAAGAAGGATCATGCTCTGCGTGGGGTTTTATCTGCGGTAGCGGTGTTTGCGATTAGTGTGTTCATTCTTTCCTTCGATTTGGAGGATAGTCGTGTTGTGCTAATGCTGTTGCTGGTGAATGGTACGCTTGGTATTTGGGTCGGTATACGCTATGAGACGATACGGACGATTGTGACGGGCTCTATTGTGTATTTGTTTGCGTTACCTGCAGTGCTCATTACGACGCCGATTGAGGTGTTTTGGTCACTGGAGCATGCTGTCTGGCTGGTATTTTTGGCTTCAGTCGGCTGGGTGTTTTATACGCTGTATCGCTGGACGCCAAAGTGGTTAGTTGGGAAAACGGTACGCATTGATGGCAGTTTGATCATTGGGCAAGTGCTCGTTTTATTATATATCAATCAATTGACGTTGCTGTGGCTGTCGACTAGTTATTTGGCATTTGAAACAGCTACGCACGTTCAACTGTTTGTCATGTTAGTGGCGCTTTGCGTGATGTACACCTTGCATAAATGGCGTAAGGGGCTTTATGTGACGCATAGTGCAGTGATTTTGTTTTTAATACTTAGCTTATCAGTTATGCTATCGGGATTGGGTTCGTATAATGCGCATGGTGAATTTTTGTTTACCTTTGTTGTGCAAGTACTCTACGCTGTTGTTTTCACCGTTCTGATAGGTGCCATGATGAAAGACCGATTTTATTTATCGCGCGAAAAATTAAAATGGCAGGTCCCGCAGTTAGCGGTCGTGCTCCAGGTTTTCTACTTTATCTATTTGAATAAATGGTATTTCTCTTTCAACGCAGCGTATGACTGGGATTTGGAATATGTGCTGCTGGTGCATACATTTTCACTGTTCACCTTTGCATTTGTATCGATAAGTGTCGGCGGTAAGCTACAGTGGAAGTGGGTTAAATTCATAGGCGCAGGGCTGATTGTCGTTTGTGTGTTGAAGCTCTTCATCATCGACTTGTCTAGCATTTCAATTTTTGTACGGGCAATATTGTTTATTATTGTAGGAGTTGTGGGGTTGGTTTATTCGAGGACGTTGTTGAAGGAAGAGAAGGAATCTGAATAATTTTCAACAAACGAGCTATATTGTTTGGGAATCAAAGAAATAGAGGGATGAATATGAAAATCTATAGAATAGATCATGTGGGTATTATCGTAAAAGATCTTCCTGCTGCTAAAGCCTTTTTTCTTGACCTTGGACTTGAAGTACTAGGGGAAGCGGAAGTGAAAGGAGAGTGGGTAGAACGGATAATTGGGCTTACTGACGTTAGGCAGACGGTTGTCATGCTAGGGATGCTGGATGGTCAGGCAACTTTGGAGCTGGTCAAATTCCATACGCCGTCAGATGAAAAGGCTATTCAGCAATCTTTTGCAAATACGTTGGGTATCCAGCATATTGCGTTTGCCGTTGAAGATATTGAAGCCATTGTTGCTAAATTGAAAAAGAAGGGCGCAGAACTTTTTGGTGAGATACAAAATTACGAGAATGCTTATAAGTTATGCTACGTTCGTGGGCCAGAAGGGGTTATTTTAGAGCTAGCGGAGAAAATTAATTAAATAGTGGATGGGTGTTGTTGAAGGGAGAGAAGTAGTGGGGGAGATTCCATGCACATTCTGAATTATGAATGATATACTTATTGTACTAATTTAAACACCTTCGGAGGTGACTCAAATGAAATGGGAAGACGTATGCAAGGCGTTTCCGGAACAATGGGTCTTGATAGAGGCGATAAAAGCCTATACAAATAAGGAAAGCGAGCGCATCCTAGAAGAAGTTGCTCCTTTAAATAGATTTTCTAATTCTCCGGATGCAATGAAGGCCTATCAAGAACTTCACCAAGAAAATCCTACACGTGAATTGTATGTTCTCCATACGAATCGTAAAAATCCTAATATCATTGAGAAAAAGTGGGTAGGTGTAAGACGATAGTGAAAAGACTAATCATTGAAGATGGATTATTACTTACTGATATAAAACTGACATTCAAAGGACAATCACTATGGCTTAAACGTGTTTTAGTTGATACGGGCTCTGGAAGTACAATTATTTCAACGGACTTAGCTGAATCAATAGGGATTATTGCTGAAGAAAATGATATGATCTATCGCATTAGTGGTGTTGGTGGTTCAGAATTTGTATTTTCCAAAACAGTTGATGTAATCGAAATCGGACAGGCAGAGACGAGAGATTTTGCCTTAGAAGTAGGAGCAGTGAATTATGGTTTTGATTTAGATGGTATCATCGGACTGGATCTTTTGCAGCGAATAAAGGCCGTACTTAACATAGATAAACTAACTATGAAGCTCGATTAAAGGACTACGTATTTGTTGAAGGAAATGAAGTAGTGGGCAAGATGAACCCGTCCAGTTGAGTGGTACAAAATACAATTTAAAACATGAAATAGACCACTAATTCGCATATGAATTGGCGGTCTATAAAATGCCTACACAACAATGTTTACATACATTAATAATATTTTCTTCTTCCTTATTCAACTAAAGCACCTCGTTAGTTTAAGTGAAAATCTCCACAAACTAACCTCTCAATTCTCCTTGTTTCTTATCTTTCTCATCACTTCCGCCAATTGATGGGAATTTAGATTTTCTTCTTCTTGTAATTTTTCAACAATGTTATGATAATCCTCTTCATTTCGATTCTGACTTAATTTATAAGCCGCTTGTACTTCTTGCACTTTTATTTTAAAGCCAACAATCCCTTTTAGTTCTTTTTCCAATAAAGAAGGAGAGAGTTTATCCCATAGAATAGGATTTTTACGGTGTTGTTCATATTTTTGCAATAACCTGGTTAAGTCCTGTTTCAACTCTTCTTCGTCTAAGATATGAGCCGATCCATATAGATGGACAGCTTGGTAGTTCCATGTCGGGACATTTTCCTGTTCATACCAGGAGGAAGAAATATAAGCGTGCGGTCCTTGGAACATAACCAGTACCTTATCACAGGCTTCGAATGTTCTCCACTGGGGATTCCCATAAGCCATATGCCCGGTTATATAGTAATCATCATCTTCTTTGATCAATTGCAAAGGCAAGTGGGTCGCAATGGGTTTTCCTTTTTTGGTTGTGACAAGCGTTCCAAATGAATTTTGTTGAACAAATTCCCGGATTTCTTCAAAATCTGTGACCTTATAATATTTTGGAATATACATAATAGCGCGCTCCTTTTTATATTAAAATGATTTACTGAAACCTTTAGAATTATCTGTTATAATATTCGGAAAAATAATTATGGACCTAAGAGTAATACTTGCAAGCCAAGACCGATATAAAGCAGGCCTAAAACTTTTTGACCCCATCTATTTCTTCCAGTCCCCCGCTTGATTAATTGACCAATTGTTCCAGTAAAGACAGCTAAAAGCGTTGTATACATAACAGTTAATACAACAAAAATTACCCCCAAAATTAAAAATTGCGTTACGATTGTACCGCTCTCTGCATTGACAAATTGCGGAAATAAAGCTAAAAAGAAAAGTGCTGTTTTCGGATTCAAGACTTCTACCAATATTCCATGCCTGTAAACTTTAAGTAGTGACTCCTGTACAACATCAGGTATTTTTATCGATGATGCTTTTGCCAATAATGCCCGAATACCCATATATAACAAATACGCTGCTCCGGCGATTTTTACAATATTAAAAGCAACTGGAGAAGTCATAAGAATAGCTGAAAATCCAACAGCTGCTAATAACACATGAATGAAATCACCTGTTGCAATGCCTAGACCGGTTATAATACCTGTTTTGGTCCCTTCATGAGCCGATCGAGTGATCAGTAATAAGACAGCTGGTCCTGGAATCAAAAACAATCCGAAGACAACTAGAATAAATACGCTCAACTCAGCAATATTTAACAACGAATCCCTCCTACCATTTTTCTAATTATTTTTTAAATCTTATGGATGTCGGTTATTCAACATAGTATAATAGAGTGATTGACATATAAAAAGGTACAATTTAAATAAAATAGACATGTCAGAGGCGATTTATAATGAAAAATATCATTTTTGCTTTAGACGATCACTCTTCTAAATACAAACAGATATATGAGCGATTTAAATTGTTAATTGATCATGGGGACCTACTGGAAAACGAACAATTACCTTCCATACGTCAACTGGCTGATTCCCTGCAAGTCAGTCGCAATACGACATTAACGGCTTATGATCAGCTTGTGGCAGAAGGCTATATACGGGGAGAAGGAAGAAAAGGCTACTTTGTTAATGAATTAGAGCCTCATTTATTTCAGGAGGAAGTCATTTCTATTCCTAGTAAGCAACCTGAGCCGGTGACAACATTTCTCGTTGATTTTAAAGCAGGGGCTGTAGATCAAACAAACTTTCCTCTAAAAGCTTGGAGAAGAATTACTAATTCAGTACTGACCTTACAGGAGAGTTTTCTATATGGGGATCCTTTTGGTGAAATGTGCTTGCGTAAACAAATTGCTGTCTATTTACTCGAATCTCGCGGGGTAAAGACAGATCCAAATGCAATTATCATTGGGAGCAGCACACAGCAAATGTTAATTAATCTTGGACAAATCCTAAAGGATGATTTCCAAAGCGTAATTTTGGAGGATCCAGGGTATGATGGAGCAAAAGAGGCATTTCTATTCCATCGTTTTGCACTTGAAACTTTACCAGTTGATGAAACAGGTGCTGAGTTTTCACAATTAGAAAATAGGATGTCACGTTTAATTTATGTGACACCTTCCCATCAAAGTCCAATAGGCATAAGCATGTCCATTCAACAAAGGCAAAATCTCATTCAATGGGCTGCCAAGAGAAAGGGATATATTATTGAAGACGATTACGATAGTGAATTTCGCTATACACAACAGCCGTTTCCGGGACTTGCTTCCATCGATTCAAAGAGAGTGATTTACCTAGGAAATTTCTCAAAGTCCTTTCTTCCAGGAATTCGTCTAAGTTATATGGTGCTGCCACAATTTCTTTTAGACCTTTATATAAAACATTTTCAGAATTTCGAGAGTACTACTTCCCTTCTTAGCCAGCTTTCAATGGCTAAATTTATGGAAGAGGGAGAATGGACTCGTCATATCAAACGTATGCGACTTGTGTATAAGCGAAAAATGCAGTGCTTAGTTTCAGGATTGAAAAAATACTTCAAACAAAGTATATCCATTATTGGGGAGCAGTCTGGTTTGTACGTTTTAGTTAAGGTACATCTAAATCGTTCAGAAGAATGGTTAATCGAGCGAGCTTCCGTTTATGGGGTTAAAGTGTATCCTACCTCTATCTATTTCATAGAAAATCATTCTGCGGAAGCAATTATTAAACTTGGATTCAGTAATCTTACCTTTGATGAAATTCAAGAAGGAGTGAAGCTTTTAAAAGAGGCCTGGAGAGGCTTAGAAAAGAGTATTATCAAAGGTACTTTTAAAGGTAAAAGTAGCAACGTCTAAAAGACGTTGCTCTACTTGACTAAATCATCCTTTAGTTGGACAAGAAATGACAATATTAATATGAATCATGTTGCAAATGCTATTGCGAACATTAACGATTCGAATACTAACATCAACGCCATCCCCTTTCTAAGTATTTACCATAGGAGCAGGTATAAATAATTGAAAGAAGAGAAGTAGTGGGAGATATTCCACTGCTTTTTTTATTGATATAAAGGAATGATATAACTTACCTTATGTCTGATATATTTGACACTACGCAATAATTACTTGTATAATTTGGGTAATGGGAGGTTTACCATGACGAAAAATTTGCGAATGAAGGCTGCGCGAGCGGCGAAGGATTTATCACAAAAAGATGTTGCCGAGGCGATTGGTATTACGAGGCAGACGATGAATGCGATTGAGAATGGTGAATACAATCCGTCGTTGAAATTATGTATTGCGGTGTGTAAGGTATTGGATAAAACATTGGATGAGTTATTTTGGGAGGGATGAACATGCAGAAGGCGCGTTATGATGAGTTTCAAGTGGCGAAGAGGCATCGGTATGGTCATCATGCTTTCTTTTTGACGATAGCGCTGATTTTTGTGAATGGCTTTATAAAAATGAATTACATTTGGGCAGATCCATTGATGGAAATGATGGT comes from Sporosarcina sp. FSL K6-3457 and encodes:
- a CDS encoding DUF6173 family protein, with translation MTNNSPETPQLTQASDNDAATIANQVVAAVNTYNRNLNHDQEVGLMLTSFGQTVTVNITGIGYIGTRLIMFKGFLTNNNAPVELLQHVSQLNFLLVSLKRENPQTEKKQIGFVGE
- a CDS encoding DUF2339 domain-containing protein — translated: MDEELKAVIERVTDLEQEVALLKRQLVDKEVVPERVSPIHVATTVKLPEKAATPKQEVPVQAQIVRKEFNLEKALGTWLPRVFMFILLLGVLWGLKVGMDYGVITNPVRVALGYAGTILLYYLGMRYVRGGKKGFGLTLLGGFIGLGILTTFAAHHLYGYLSFTFAFLLGVVYIVAGLLLSRKMKSETLTLFSGIAGFLLPFLLEGEGATAIQFCAYILLLFLSLFYVSLSQRHKFSFYITFVLFHLTLFFYAILDGGYEAEGILVATVLIQHGVILFFYVKGNISRTVFSEGLLYSNFVFTIAWIKLLEHAPEVMVYGLLAFVYCGLVLYTFWKKDHALRGVLSAVAVFAISVFILSFDLEDSRVVLMLLLVNGTLGIWVGIRYETIRTIVTGSIVYLFALPAVLITTPIEVFWSLEHAVWLVFLASVGWVFYTLYRWTPKWLVGKTVRIDGSLIIGQVLVLLYINQLTLLWLSTSYLAFETATHVQLFVMLVALCVMYTLHKWRKGLYVTHSAVILFLILSLSVMLSGLGSYNAHGEFLFTFVVQVLYAVVFTVLIGAMMKDRFYLSREKLKWQVPQLAVVLQVFYFIYLNKWYFSFNAAYDWDLEYVLLVHTFSLFTFAFVSISVGGKLQWKWVKFIGAGLIVVCVLKLFIIDLSSISIFVRAILFIIVGVVGLVYSRTLLKEEKESE
- a CDS encoding VOC family protein, with protein sequence MKIYRIDHVGIIVKDLPAAKAFFLDLGLEVLGEAEVKGEWVERIIGLTDVRQTVVMLGMLDGQATLELVKFHTPSDEKAIQQSFANTLGIQHIAFAVEDIEAIVAKLKKKGAELFGEIQNYENAYKLCYVRGPEGVILELAEKIN
- a CDS encoding retropepsin-like aspartic protease, whose protein sequence is MKRLIIEDGLLLTDIKLTFKGQSLWLKRVLVDTGSGSTIISTDLAESIGIIAEENDMIYRISGVGGSEFVFSKTVDVIEIGQAETRDFALEVGAVNYGFDLDGIIGLDLLQRIKAVLNIDKLTMKLD
- a CDS encoding FMN-binding negative transcriptional regulator, whose protein sequence is MYIPKYYKVTDFEEIREFVQQNSFGTLVTTKKGKPIATHLPLQLIKEDDDYYITGHMAYGNPQWRTFEACDKVLVMFQGPHAYISSSWYEQENVPTWNYQAVHLYGSAHILDEEELKQDLTRLLQKYEQHRKNPILWDKLSPSLLEKELKGIVGFKIKVQEVQAAYKLSQNRNEEDYHNIVEKLQEEENLNSHQLAEVMRKIRNKEN
- a CDS encoding LysE family translocator, which encodes MLNIAELSVFILVVFGLFLIPGPAVLLLITRSAHEGTKTGIITGLGIATGDFIHVLLAAVGFSAILMTSPVAFNIVKIAGAAYLLYMGIRALLAKASSIKIPDVVQESLLKVYRHGILVEVLNPKTALFFLALFPQFVNAESGTIVTQFLILGVIFVVLTVMYTTLLAVFTGTIGQLIKRGTGRNRWGQKVLGLLYIGLGLQVLLLGP
- the pdxR gene encoding MocR-like pyridoxine biosynthesis transcription factor PdxR, with product MKNIIFALDDHSSKYKQIYERFKLLIDHGDLLENEQLPSIRQLADSLQVSRNTTLTAYDQLVAEGYIRGEGRKGYFVNELEPHLFQEEVISIPSKQPEPVTTFLVDFKAGAVDQTNFPLKAWRRITNSVLTLQESFLYGDPFGEMCLRKQIAVYLLESRGVKTDPNAIIIGSSTQQMLINLGQILKDDFQSVILEDPGYDGAKEAFLFHRFALETLPVDETGAEFSQLENRMSRLIYVTPSHQSPIGISMSIQQRQNLIQWAAKRKGYIIEDDYDSEFRYTQQPFPGLASIDSKRVIYLGNFSKSFLPGIRLSYMVLPQFLLDLYIKHFQNFESTTSLLSQLSMAKFMEEGEWTRHIKRMRLVYKRKMQCLVSGLKKYFKQSISIIGEQSGLYVLVKVHLNRSEEWLIERASVYGVKVYPTSIYFIENHSAEAIIKLGFSNLTFDEIQEGVKLLKEAWRGLEKSIIKGTFKGKSSNV
- a CDS encoding helix-turn-helix transcriptional regulator; translated protein: MTKNLRMKAARAAKDLSQKDVAEAIGITRQTMNAIENGEYNPSLKLCIAVCKVLDKTLDELFWEG